From Halogranum gelatinilyticum, the proteins below share one genomic window:
- a CDS encoding dipeptidase: MGSDKQYDGYQSYDYLEEGEDYTGFDLAEMFSGYDAHEIPLSEDEQDRMEALVADEVVVSLHDHPFYFPEDVHGDLWDYVREGRVHTAYEFLSQTSLDAAFDMHLDGLSGIHSKHGWKWDDIVHDVSMRACDIAHSDYAMRCGDVDDIFRAREAGKIAIVPALESAAMIENELDRIELLYGMGVRCMGITYNASNSLGTGQGDIYERDGGLTAFGVDAVHRMNKVGMAISTSHSSPQTTLDVCEVTERPIFDTHALAQTGGMGQRGSSDEELRAIADTGGVIGILCSTHLPDIDTYMEHFEYVVDLVGIDHVAFGPDVLYGDHTSLLEVLGEFHGVELPESTMQNPYVKGLENPTEAWNNIPRWLVRNDYSDEDIGKVLGGNIIRVLDEVW; encoded by the coding sequence ATGGGTTCGGACAAGCAGTATGACGGCTACCAGTCGTACGACTACCTCGAAGAGGGCGAGGACTACACCGGCTTCGACCTGGCTGAGATGTTCTCCGGATACGACGCACACGAGATACCGCTCTCGGAGGACGAGCAAGACCGGATGGAGGCACTCGTCGCCGACGAGGTAGTGGTGTCTCTCCACGACCACCCCTTCTACTTCCCCGAAGACGTCCACGGAGACCTCTGGGACTACGTCCGCGAAGGCAGAGTCCACACGGCCTACGAGTTCCTGTCACAGACGTCGCTCGACGCGGCGTTCGATATGCATCTCGACGGACTGTCGGGTATCCACTCGAAGCACGGCTGGAAGTGGGACGACATCGTCCACGACGTTTCGATGCGGGCGTGCGATATCGCCCACTCCGACTACGCGATGCGGTGTGGCGACGTCGACGACATCTTCCGTGCACGCGAAGCGGGGAAGATCGCCATCGTACCCGCACTGGAGTCGGCGGCGATGATCGAAAACGAACTCGACCGGATCGAACTGCTTTACGGAATGGGTGTTCGTTGTATGGGTATTACGTACAACGCGTCGAACTCCCTCGGCACGGGACAGGGCGACATCTACGAACGCGACGGGGGACTCACCGCCTTCGGAGTCGACGCCGTTCATCGGATGAACAAGGTCGGGATGGCCATCTCGACCAGCCACTCCAGCCCGCAGACGACCCTCGACGTGTGTGAGGTCACCGAGCGACCGATCTTCGACACGCACGCGCTCGCACAGACCGGCGGGATGGGCCAGCGTGGCTCCTCGGACGAGGAGCTACGCGCCATCGCGGACACCGGCGGCGTCATCGGAATCCTCTGTTCGACCCACTTGCCGGACATTGATACCTACATGGAACACTTCGAGTACGTGGTCGACCTCGTGGGGATCGACCACGTCGCGTTCGGGCCGGACGTCCTCTACGGAGACCACACGTCACTACTCGAGGTGCTGGGGGAGTTCCACGGTGTCGAACTGCCGGAGAGTACGATGCAGAACCCCTACGTGAAGGGACTGGAGAACCCGACGGAGGCGTGGAACAACATCCCACGGTGGCTGGTGCGAAACGACTACTCCGACGAGGACATCGGAAAGGTACTCGGTGGCAACATCATCCGCGTGCTCGACGAGGTCTGGTAG
- a CDS encoding HNH endonuclease: MAKQRANWLRSMGLVETRGDEYVLTDDGWEFVGHAVGEWRDAEWTSTAGDQEFHAGTYETTVVARTVDPEFRATVLSRYDGMCPVSGVDHAALLDVAHVLPWSEFPEHRADVRNVVPLSKTHHAAFDRELFTIDREFRLRVNPSFETRSDVLQRTIIDRAGEYFPRLDDALNPEYVVQHNATLEWV; this comes from the coding sequence ATGGCGAAACAGCGTGCGAACTGGTTGCGGAGCATGGGTCTCGTCGAGACACGCGGCGACGAGTACGTGCTAACGGACGATGGCTGGGAGTTCGTCGGTCACGCCGTCGGTGAGTGGCGAGACGCTGAGTGGACGTCTACAGCGGGTGATCAAGAGTTCCATGCGGGGACGTACGAGACGACGGTGGTTGCGCGTACTGTGGACCCGGAGTTCCGCGCGACGGTGTTGTCGCGGTACGACGGGATGTGCCCCGTGTCGGGTGTGGACCACGCGGCGTTGTTGGATGTGGCACACGTGTTGCCGTGGAGTGAGTTCCCAGAGCACCGCGCGGACGTGCGGAACGTCGTGCCGCTCAGTAAAACACATCACGCCGCGTTTGACCGGGAGCTGTTCACTATTGACCGCGAATTCCGGTTACGCGTAAACCCGTCATTCGAAACGAGAAGCGACGTGCTGCAACGCACCATCATCGACCGCGCCGGCGAATACTTCCCGCGACTCGACGATGCGTTGAACCCTGAGTACGTCGTCCAGCACAACGCCACTCTCGAATGGGTCTGA
- a CDS encoding helix-turn-helix domain-containing protein yields MRRPHVDWMTRADDAILEFLLNEGNRQLIATPGVIEVNIGYTLSTVNQRLRKLKSAGLVEYHDEERGMYELTEKGSAYLAGEIEAEELPLEGSAG; encoded by the coding sequence ATGAGACGGCCGCACGTAGATTGGATGACCCGTGCGGATGATGCGATACTGGAGTTTTTACTTAATGAGGGAAATCGCCAGCTAATAGCCACACCAGGCGTCATTGAAGTCAACATCGGCTATACACTTTCGACCGTTAACCAACGACTTAGGAAGTTGAAGTCTGCGGGGTTAGTCGAATACCACGACGAAGAGCGAGGAATGTATGAGCTGACAGAGAAAGGTAGTGCGTACCTTGCAGGTGAGATTGAAGCAGAAGAACTGCCGTTAGAGGGCTCCGCAGGTTGA
- a CDS encoding HTH domain-containing protein: MTRDRDKRGMFTELTTAEAVIKVLEASDDPVMTAKEIADHLEVSRDTVGRKLAQLLEEEKVSQKKVGARAVVWWIQD; encoded by the coding sequence ATGACCCGTGACCGTGACAAAAGGGGGATGTTCACAGAGCTTACGACAGCTGAAGCGGTTATCAAAGTACTCGAAGCATCAGACGACCCGGTGATGACTGCAAAAGAAATTGCGGATCACTTAGAAGTCTCACGAGATACCGTGGGCAGAAAATTGGCTCAGCTCTTAGAGGAAGAGAAAGTGAGTCAGAAGAAGGTAGGCGCTAGAGCTGTTGTTTGGTGGATTCAAGACTAG
- a CDS encoding DEAD/DEAH box helicase: protein MVDDLVDVELRHEDTDLTDCLADASSLDDHLLTVQANRLKAGQPDTELRSLSHLDEENVKLLEHQVNAAHRALFEMDGKALLADEVGLGKTIEVGMILKEMHYRGTDDAVLILTPAQLAQQWQAEMLEKFGLKFKCNYDDDFEGFNAHDHIIASIDTAKSESNRSTVLARDWDVLVLDEAHYVKNEDTDRYDLLQKLSYDYAFFLTATPIQNDVTDLYNIVSLLRPGLFGTREAFHHYFINRSQEKLVNRNELQKRLRKVMIRNRREDTDIDFTPRRVTTRTFEPSPAERDLYQSVTDYVRTAYSEGGGQKLVLMTLQKEVVSSPAALRQTVEKQLDEGKQPAHTDQLEQILERVDAIETPTKLDRVQNITAEARERVDKGRVIVFTQFRATQQAILNRLDEAGYTTHPFHGGHTSDQKEEIVERFEEEGGVLVSTDAMNEGRNLQFCNVMVNYDLPWNPMKVEQRIGRIHRIGQDREVYVFNIALEDTIEEYVLERLYHKIDLFQQSVGELSEILTRLEETGRNFEDDVFERLVNAGSEVELENDFDAMAIDLQEQRDLADKLNDFNNGVFEGFDLGDSDD from the coding sequence ATGGTAGACGACCTCGTGGACGTCGAACTCCGTCACGAGGACACCGATCTGACCGACTGCCTCGCCGACGCGTCCTCTCTTGACGACCATCTCCTCACGGTGCAGGCCAACCGTCTCAAGGCTGGCCAGCCTGACACCGAACTTCGCTCGCTCTCACATCTCGACGAGGAGAACGTCAAACTTCTCGAACATCAGGTGAACGCCGCCCACCGTGCCCTCTTCGAGATGGATGGCAAGGCCCTCCTCGCCGACGAGGTCGGCCTCGGGAAGACCATCGAGGTCGGGATGATTCTCAAAGAAATGCACTACCGTGGAACCGACGACGCGGTACTCATCCTCACGCCGGCGCAACTCGCTCAGCAGTGGCAAGCGGAGATGCTAGAGAAGTTCGGCCTCAAGTTCAAATGCAACTACGACGACGACTTCGAGGGCTTCAACGCTCACGACCACATCATCGCGAGCATCGACACGGCCAAGAGTGAAAGCAACCGTTCGACCGTCCTTGCCCGCGATTGGGACGTACTCGTACTGGACGAGGCACACTACGTCAAGAACGAGGACACTGATCGATACGACCTCCTCCAGAAGCTCTCGTACGACTATGCGTTCTTCCTCACAGCGACGCCGATCCAGAACGACGTCACAGACCTCTACAACATCGTCTCGTTACTCCGACCGGGACTGTTCGGGACACGCGAGGCTTTCCACCACTACTTCATCAACAGGTCACAGGAGAAGTTGGTCAACCGGAATGAACTCCAGAAGCGACTGCGCAAGGTGATGATTCGTAACCGCCGAGAGGACACAGATATCGACTTCACGCCACGCAGGGTCACGACGCGTACCTTCGAACCTTCTCCAGCCGAGCGCGACCTCTACCAGTCGGTCACCGACTACGTGCGGACAGCCTACAGTGAGGGTGGTGGCCAGAAGCTCGTCCTGATGACGCTCCAGAAAGAGGTCGTCAGCAGCCCAGCAGCCCTTCGACAGACTGTCGAGAAGCAACTCGACGAGGGAAAGCAACCAGCCCACACCGACCAGCTCGAGCAAATCCTCGAACGAGTCGACGCTATCGAGACGCCGACCAAGCTGGATCGTGTCCAGAACATCACCGCCGAAGCGCGGGAGCGAGTTGACAAGGGTCGAGTAATCGTGTTCACCCAGTTCCGAGCTACCCAACAAGCAATCCTGAATCGCCTCGACGAGGCTGGGTACACGACCCATCCCTTCCACGGCGGCCACACCAGTGACCAGAAAGAGGAAATCGTCGAGCGATTCGAGGAGGAAGGGGGCGTCCTCGTCTCGACGGACGCGATGAACGAGGGACGCAACCTCCAGTTCTGCAACGTGATGGTGAACTATGACCTGCCGTGGAACCCCATGAAGGTCGAACAGCGCATCGGTCGGATTCACCGCATTGGACAGGATCGAGAGGTGTACGTCTTCAACATCGCACTCGAGGACACCATCGAGGAGTACGTGTTGGAACGGCTCTACCACAAGATCGACCTGTTCCAGCAGTCCGTCGGCGAGTTGAGTGAGATCCTGACTCGTTTGGAGGAGACGGGGCGCAATTTCGAGGACGACGTGTTCGAGCGGCTGGTCAATGCCGGCTCGGAAGTTGAACTGGAGAACGACTTCGATGCAATGGCCATCGACCTGCAGGAACAGCGTGACCTCGCCGACAAGTTAAACGACTTCAACAACGGTGTGTTCGAGGGGTTCGACTTGGGGGACAGCGATGACTGA
- a CDS encoding ATP-dependent nuclease, with translation MMRLSGIQIKNFKSIERTQIESVSDLSVLVGKNDAGKSSLLEAIEMFLTEKGKPTTNQFHMGIEDEIIISALFSPVPDELADALHDSIEIPNNTLQITRKWEYPDPRRSMADTYLGPDEVAIGTDTLVGEYDSLGKPDTRDFLWEYLPEPVYIPAERNVTEETTFKSNTLIDQLLTPLLEESDALRQARKELERELNREVGAVQEQIEEGLVSRMDSIRHLELDTGEINLGKAFTPSIRITDQYSEMSVPIDQRGSGVGSMLVLSLVETYRERHIGEGYLLLFEEPGNWLHPEAKRRMLGALKQISTNGGQVMLSTHSPEFIDRRGHGDVMLVQRDAGRTSVRQIKEDYLSVIEELGARNSDILQSDFVIYVEGSTDVQMLRVVADNHLSEADRARITIQHLGGSGNIRQCDPAELAEINRNFGFLLDSDRSSPDDSEKPYIRELREQCDTCESDVLIHVLERREIENYFTPEGINEALGLEVSEGFVTHYEDIPDKLCAEIDRHYTDRDIAPQEERTCSECGRIHGVGNRYKKSQGKSIVKAMYREGQSIDNLESFLDEVVERIS, from the coding sequence ATGATGCGACTCTCCGGTATTCAGATTAAGAACTTCAAATCAATTGAGCGCACCCAAATCGAGTCAGTCTCGGATCTCTCGGTACTTGTCGGTAAGAACGATGCAGGAAAGTCCTCACTCTTAGAGGCTATTGAAATGTTCCTAACCGAGAAAGGGAAGCCTACAACCAATCAGTTCCATATGGGCATTGAGGACGAGATAATCATTTCAGCGTTGTTTAGCCCAGTTCCTGATGAATTGGCCGACGCTCTCCATGACTCAATCGAGATTCCCAATAATACACTCCAGATTACACGGAAGTGGGAGTACCCTGATCCACGGAGAAGCATGGCAGATACCTATCTCGGGCCTGATGAGGTTGCGATCGGGACTGATACCCTAGTAGGGGAATACGATTCGCTCGGAAAACCAGATACGCGTGATTTCCTTTGGGAATATCTTCCCGAGCCAGTGTATATTCCTGCTGAGAGAAATGTAACGGAGGAGACTACTTTTAAGTCAAATACACTAATCGATCAGCTACTCACTCCACTACTTGAGGAGAGCGATGCTCTTCGACAGGCGAGGAAAGAACTAGAGAGAGAATTGAATAGAGAGGTGGGAGCGGTTCAGGAACAGATCGAAGAGGGCCTAGTAAGCCGAATGGATTCCATAAGGCACCTAGAGCTTGATACCGGTGAAATCAATCTGGGCAAGGCGTTCACACCCTCGATTCGAATTACTGATCAGTATTCAGAGATGTCCGTTCCGATTGATCAGAGGGGATCAGGTGTCGGAAGTATGCTGGTTCTTTCACTAGTCGAAACATACAGAGAGCGCCACATTGGAGAAGGTTACCTGCTGTTGTTCGAAGAACCCGGGAATTGGCTACATCCTGAAGCAAAACGTCGGATGCTCGGAGCACTGAAGCAGATCTCAACGAACGGTGGACAAGTTATGTTGTCTACTCATTCTCCGGAATTCATTGATCGGCGTGGACACGGAGATGTTATGCTTGTACAGCGGGATGCTGGCAGAACATCGGTCAGACAAATTAAGGAGGACTATCTATCGGTCATTGAAGAACTGGGTGCTCGAAATAGTGACATTCTCCAGAGTGACTTCGTGATATATGTCGAAGGTAGCACCGACGTACAGATGTTGAGAGTCGTCGCAGATAATCACCTCTCGGAGGCAGATAGAGCAAGAATTACGATTCAGCATCTGGGTGGCAGTGGCAATATTCGACAATGCGACCCTGCTGAATTAGCCGAAATCAACCGGAACTTCGGTTTCCTACTTGATAGTGATCGGTCAAGTCCCGACGATTCTGAAAAACCATACATACGTGAACTCCGAGAGCAATGTGATACCTGCGAGTCGGATGTGCTAATTCATGTTCTTGAGCGACGTGAAATTGAGAACTATTTCACTCCGGAAGGAATTAATGAGGCACTTGGCTTGGAAGTCAGCGAGGGGTTCGTAACTCATTACGAAGACATCCCCGACAAACTCTGTGCAGAAATAGATCGACATTATACTGATAGAGATATCGCCCCACAAGAAGAGCGCACTTGCAGTGAGTGCGGACGTATTCATGGTGTAGGTAATCGTTACAAGAAGTCTCAAGGAAAATCGATTGTAAAAGCCATGTATCGAGAAGGACAAAGTATCGACAATTTGGAAAGCTTTCTTGATGAAGTAGTTGAGAGAATTAGCTGA
- a CDS encoding DUF1156 domain-containing protein: protein MSRELGQSKDGERKTLPIEKGFPIERINEIASKEGRAKQWYRPVYTMHKWWARRLGCVFRAISLYTLLDDSEHVELHQPGQNGTLSDYTTGDDGIQNLIDEVDLTDPDSLWNLYSKDIRVKDKKVLDPFMGGGTSIGEASRFGAETVGNDLNPVAWFVTKKQMEASDVDLESLEDAYETLRENVADDVMQYYRTKCPNGDHDADIMYVLWVKEVNCVSCGHSVPLFRDYRVGKGRYDHDDKYTVLDPTDWSVIRVDDWQSEQVSPITGETFDPSEGNVGSGDYSCPDCGQQYRIADAVQEQDGFDLRPYAIEYYCGHCDENGYSKGEVKDYKAPTEDDLDIFEQASEELENSPDLHEYVPNVEIPLGIMTDSSAFEGGIGGGHNLLDHGFDQWSDLFNDRQLLTLGKILKGIEQIEDHDAQEYLLLTLTNTLSTNTLMTGYDYSYNKIQHLFKSNSFDVPHEPAEGNPWGAEYGRGTFRSMWEMVKRGVEYAKAPTERYVEDGETVESPEFAQPIGGDFELYCSDARTLDMEDEFDVVLTDPPYYDNIIYSEISDFFYVWQRILLADKYDQFQPTQTPRAESIVANPAQGKGAKEFESELGEAFGNIHRMLKQDGAVVFTYHHAGVESWGELLQALCQQDFEVTATYPINADENKFIGGEAVTFDIVIVARPATERKPISWNSLRRNIYRTAQTTRKRLEENRELSRGDIGVVEMGRCFHEYSKHHGKVERAGETMTAKEVVDEIYGVIQHGSDIGEVDVFLDLLETPRATYDDLNKLCRGTNATPERMKDMRLYRMDEGFKLGTWDEEKRIAYVQGRVDSDEELTDLDKAQFLRYRWEHGKSVSEYLGKWEITDNLRELCEGLADATGDDTYRNILESRLSDY, encoded by the coding sequence ATGTCCCGGGAACTCGGTCAATCAAAAGACGGTGAACGGAAGACGCTGCCTATCGAGAAGGGATTCCCGATTGAGAGGATAAATGAGATAGCATCAAAAGAGGGTCGGGCAAAGCAGTGGTATCGTCCGGTTTACACTATGCACAAGTGGTGGGCTAGGCGACTTGGGTGTGTTTTTCGTGCAATTTCTCTATACACTCTGCTTGATGATTCGGAACATGTCGAACTTCACCAGCCCGGTCAAAATGGCACCCTCTCAGACTATACAACAGGAGATGACGGGATTCAAAATCTGATTGACGAGGTTGATTTGACTGACCCAGATTCTCTCTGGAATCTGTACTCTAAAGATATCCGAGTGAAAGACAAGAAAGTGCTTGATCCTTTCATGGGTGGGGGGACGTCTATCGGTGAAGCCTCCCGATTTGGTGCAGAAACTGTCGGTAACGACCTCAACCCTGTAGCTTGGTTTGTCACAAAGAAACAAATGGAAGCCAGCGACGTTGATCTTGAGAGTCTTGAGGATGCGTACGAGACGCTAAGAGAGAACGTCGCTGACGATGTCATGCAGTACTATCGAACCAAATGTCCTAACGGTGATCACGACGCCGACATAATGTACGTCCTCTGGGTGAAAGAGGTCAACTGTGTCTCGTGTGGTCACTCTGTCCCTCTCTTTCGAGATTATCGCGTTGGGAAAGGTCGGTACGATCATGATGATAAATATACGGTTCTTGACCCCACAGATTGGTCGGTTATTCGTGTAGACGACTGGCAGTCGGAGCAGGTTTCACCAATTACCGGCGAGACGTTTGATCCATCAGAAGGGAACGTGGGAAGTGGTGATTATTCCTGTCCAGACTGTGGTCAACAATACCGAATCGCGGACGCTGTACAGGAACAGGACGGATTTGATCTCCGTCCCTACGCTATCGAGTACTACTGCGGCCACTGCGACGAGAATGGCTACTCGAAGGGTGAAGTAAAGGACTACAAGGCACCCACCGAAGATGATCTGGATATATTCGAGCAAGCGTCCGAAGAATTAGAAAACTCCCCCGATCTACATGAGTACGTTCCCAACGTAGAGATTCCATTGGGCATAATGACCGATAGCTCCGCTTTCGAGGGAGGAATCGGTGGGGGCCATAATCTTCTTGACCACGGCTTCGATCAGTGGTCAGACTTATTCAACGACCGGCAACTACTCACACTAGGCAAAATACTCAAAGGAATTGAACAGATTGAGGATCATGATGCACAAGAATATCTTCTGTTGACTCTCACGAACACTTTGTCTACAAATACACTGATGACGGGTTACGACTATTCATATAATAAGATACAGCATTTATTCAAATCAAACTCATTTGATGTTCCTCATGAACCAGCAGAGGGGAACCCATGGGGTGCAGAGTATGGAAGGGGAACATTCCGGTCGATGTGGGAGATGGTCAAGCGTGGAGTTGAATACGCAAAAGCTCCGACAGAGCGTTACGTAGAGGACGGGGAAACGGTAGAATCTCCAGAGTTTGCGCAGCCAATTGGTGGAGATTTTGAGCTTTATTGCTCAGACGCTCGGACATTGGACATGGAGGATGAGTTCGACGTCGTCCTCACTGATCCACCCTACTACGACAACATTATATACTCCGAAATCTCGGACTTCTTCTACGTTTGGCAGAGAATTCTCTTAGCCGACAAATACGATCAGTTCCAGCCAACTCAAACCCCGCGCGCGGAGAGTATTGTGGCAAACCCAGCACAAGGCAAAGGGGCAAAAGAATTCGAGTCTGAGCTAGGAGAAGCGTTCGGAAACATCCACCGAATGCTTAAGCAGGATGGAGCGGTCGTTTTTACCTATCACCATGCAGGGGTCGAATCGTGGGGTGAACTCCTACAGGCACTCTGTCAGCAGGACTTCGAAGTAACAGCAACGTATCCGATCAACGCCGACGAAAATAAATTCATCGGTGGAGAAGCAGTAACATTCGACATCGTGATCGTTGCACGTCCAGCGACGGAGAGAAAGCCAATCTCGTGGAACAGCCTCCGTCGTAATATCTACCGAACTGCCCAAACCACTCGCAAGCGTCTCGAAGAGAATCGCGAACTCTCTCGCGGCGACATTGGAGTCGTTGAGATGGGCCGATGTTTCCACGAATACTCTAAACACCACGGTAAGGTCGAACGCGCCGGCGAGACGATGACTGCTAAGGAAGTCGTCGACGAAATCTATGGTGTTATCCAACACGGCAGCGACATCGGTGAAGTCGATGTCTTCCTTGACCTGCTGGAGACGCCGAGAGCCACGTATGACGATCTAAACAAACTCTGTCGTGGAACGAACGCCACGCCCGAGCGGATGAAGGATATGCGTCTCTACCGGATGGACGAAGGCTTCAAACTCGGGACGTGGGATGAGGAGAAACGAATTGCCTACGTGCAGGGACGCGTCGACAGCGACGAAGAACTCACTGACCTCGACAAAGCGCAGTTCCTCCGCTACCGCTGGGAGCACGGCAAGTCTGTCTCTGAGTACCTTGGCAAGTGGGAAATCACCGATAACCTCCGCGAGCTGTGTGAGGGCCTCGCCGATGCAACCGGCGACGACACCTATCGGAACATTCTGGAGTCACGGCTGAGCGACTACTAA